In Roseibium algicola, the DNA window TTCTGCAGAGCGGGCGAAAAGGCCTTTGCACAGGGCTGAAAGGGGCAAGCCAGGAGGGCGTTTTTGCCGCAGCTGCGCGGAAGGCGGGATTATTGCCGTCAGCAACGTTGCCACAATTGCAAACAATGCCCCTGCGGTTCCACCCGATTCTCCCACGCCGAACTCGTATGAACGGCAGGCGCTTTTCCCTATGGATGCAAAAACCACCTAGAGAAAATGCTGCGGGTCGATGTCCACTTGCAGGCGCAGCCCTTTCGTGGGCTTCGGGCCGATGCTCAGCCAATGCCGCAGATAGGCCTGCAGATCGTACTGGCGGGGGGCCATTGCCAGCAGGCGGAAACGATAGCGTCCGCGCACCATGGCAAGGGCGGCTTCCGCAGGCCCAAGGAGCGTGACGGCCTGATCCGGCGGTGCGGCACGGGCAAGGGCCCTCGAGAAGCCTTCCGCAAATCCTCTGTCTGGTCCGGAGACGATCACGGCGGCAAGACGCCCGAACGGCGGCAGACCTGCTGCCCGCCTTGCCTCGATCTCGGCCTGGTAGAACGCCTTCTTGTCACTTGAAAGCAGCGCCTTGATGACGGGATGATCCGCATTGTAGGTTTGCAGGAAACCCTTGCCGCCGCCGGTGACGCGGCCCGCACGGCCTGTCACCTGGGCAAGCAGCTGGAAGGTTTTTTCCGCGGCTCTCGGATCACCATGGGCAAGGCCAAGGTCCGCATCCACCACGCCGACCAGTTTCATCAGCGGGAAGTTATGCCCCTTGGCGACCAGCTGCGTGCCGATGACGATGTCGGCCCCGCCTTCCTCGACAATCTTCATTTCGCGCTTCAGCCGATCCGGCCCGCCGGCAATATCCGACGAAAGCACGAGCACACGCGCCTGCGGAAAGAGCTCGCTCACTTCCTCGGCGATTCTTTCCACGCCGGGACCGCAGGCAACCAGACTGTCTACCGACTGGCAGGACGGACAGGCCTTGGGGACCGGCTCCTGATGGCCGCAGTGGTGGCAGACGAGTTTTTTCTGAAAACGATGCTCCACCAGCCAGGCGCTGCAATGAGCGCATTGGAACCTGTGGCCGCAGGTACGGCAAAGGGTCAGCGGTGCATAACCGCGCCGATTGAGAAACAGTAGCGACTGCCCCCCTTCGGCGAAGGTGCCGGCGATGCCGTGGACCAGGCCAGGTGCCAGCCAGCGTCCGCGTTCCGGCCCGTCCTGGCGCATATCGATGGCCATGAGGTCCGGCAGGGCAGCACCGGATGCCCGTTCGGGCAGCTCGAACAGCTTGTAGCGGCCGACCTCTGCGTTGACGATGCTTTCCACGGATGGCGTGGCCGACGCCAAAACAACGGGGAAGCCGGACAGATGACCGCGGACAACAGCCATGTCGCGTGCGCTGTAAGGCACTCTATCGTCCTGCTTGAAGGCTGCATCGTGTTCTTCGTCCACGATGATCAGGCCCAGTTCCTTGAACGGCAGAAACAGCGAGGAGCGGGCCCCTATCACCACCCGCACATCTCCGGAGGCCACCCCGCGCCAGACCCGCGACCGGTTCTTGACCGTGATCTGCGAATGCCATTCGGCCGGATAGACCCCGAAGCGTTGTTCGAAGCGCCGCAGGAACTGTTCGGTGAGTGCGATTTCAGGCAGCAGCACCAGCGCCTGCTTTCCCCGGCGCA includes these proteins:
- a CDS encoding primosomal protein N', producing MLFDDPDFQETIASVLVPVAVAGAYTYKVPPGQAVVPGTIVKVPLGPREVIGAVWDIQPDAAINPKKLKTISHVYDKTPPLDDELRRFVDWVANWTLGAPGMVLRMVLRSEEALEPEAPVPGVRRIEGAEPDRLTPARGRVLATMEDGFAWTKSGLAHAAGVSASVIDGLLQQDVLETVLMQAAPPPPKPQLDYAQKPLTPAQQAAADGLTACFGKGGAVALIDGVTGSGKTEVYFEAIAEALRRGKQALVLLPEIALTEQFLRRFEQRFGVYPAEWHSQITVKNRSRVWRGVASGDVRVVIGARSSLFLPFKELGLIIVDEEHDAAFKQDDRVPYSARDMAVVRGHLSGFPVVLASATPSVESIVNAEVGRYKLFELPERASGAALPDLMAIDMRQDGPERGRWLAPGLVHGIAGTFAEGGQSLLFLNRRGYAPLTLCRTCGHRFQCAHCSAWLVEHRFQKKLVCHHCGHQEPVPKACPSCQSVDSLVACGPGVERIAEEVSELFPQARVLVLSSDIAGGPDRLKREMKIVEEGGADIVIGTQLVAKGHNFPLMKLVGVVDADLGLAHGDPRAAEKTFQLLAQVTGRAGRVTGGGKGFLQTYNADHPVIKALLSSDKKAFYQAEIEARRAAGLPPFGRLAAVIVSGPDRGFAEGFSRALARAAPPDQAVTLLGPAEAALAMVRGRYRFRLLAMAPRQYDLQAYLRHWLSIGPKPTKGLRLQVDIDPQHFL